Within Streptomyces sp. NBC_00704, the genomic segment TAGTGCAGGGCCGCCAGATGCGCTCCCATGTGCGCCGGGTCGCGGTCCAGGATGTTCAGCCAGAGCTGCTCGAACTCCGCCTGCGAGTACCGCAGACCGCGGGCCACCGACAGCTCGACGATGTACGGGACCGGGTCGTCGGGGGACAGCAGCGCCGCCTGGCCGCACGCGTCCCGCGCCTCCTCCATGATGATCCGGAAGTCGTCGGTGCCCGGCGACGACGTCCGCCAGGCCTGCTGCACCAGGAACTCCGCGTGCACCGCCGCACCGCCCGCGTCCTTGGGAGCCTCGGTGCGCCACACCCGCAGCCACTGCCCGCCCGGGGTCTCGCTCACCCCGCCCGGCCGCTGCTGGAGCTCCAGCGCCGCCGCGCCCGCGAAGGCCTGCACGCGCTGCCAGCGCGGCTCACCCCGCGTCTCGGTGCCGGCCAGCAGCTGCTGCGCCGCCCGGTAGTCCTGCGTGTGCTGCACCACGTCCAGGACGTCGAGCAGGTCCTGGTCGGGGCCGGGCATGCGGATGTCCAGCTCCTCGGTCCGCACGAAACCGTACGTCGCCGGGTCCGCCGCGTCCGGGTGGTCGGCCGGGACCAGCCCGACGACACCGCGCCGACGCCGTACGAGCGACACGACCACGTAGCCGATCAAGACCAGCGCCACCAGGCCCCACAGAATCTCCATGCCACAAGCGAACCAGACCGCGCCGACAATTGGCCAACCCGCCCCCGGTCCTGTGGAAAACTCCGCCCCGGCCGGGGCCCCGCTCCGCCCGCCGGGCGGCCGGCCCGCGCCGGGGCCGCGAGCGGACTACCCTCGGTGCCCATGAGCGACAGGCACATCAGTCAGCACTTCGAGACCCTCGCGATCCACGCGGGCAACACCGCCGATCCTCTCACCGGCGCGGTCGTCCCCCCGATCTACCAGGTCTCGACCTACAAGCAGGACGGCGTCGGCGGCCTGCGCGGCGGCTACGAGTACAGCCGCAGCGCCAACCCGACCAGGACCGCCCTGGAGGAGAACCTCGCGGCCCTGGAGGGCGGCCGCCGAGGTCTCGCGTTCGCTTCCGGACTGGCGGCCGAGGACTGCCTGTTGCGTACGCTGCTCAGCCCCGGCGACCACGTCGTCATCCCCAACGACGCCTACGGCGGCACCTTCCGCCTCTTCGCGAAGGTCGTCGCCCGGTGGGGCGTCGAGTGGTCGGTGGCCGACACCAGCGACCCGGCCGCCGTGCGCGCCGCGATCACCCCCAAGACCAAGGCCGTGTGGGTGGAAACCCCCTCCAACCCGCTCCTCGGCATCACCGACATCGCCGCCCTCGCCCAGGTCGCCCGCGACGCGGGCGCGAAGCTGGTCGTCGACAACACCTTCGCCACGCCGTACCTCCAGCAGCCGCTCGCGCTCGGCGCGGACGTCGTCGTGCACTCCCTGACCAAGTACATGGGCGGCCACTCGGACGTCGTCGGCGGCGCGCTGATCACCGGCGACGCGGCACTGGGCGAGGAGCTCGCCTTCCACCAGAACGCGATGGGCGCGGTCGCCGGGCCCTTCGACTCCTGGCTGGTGCTGCGCGGCACCAAGACGCTGTCCGTGCGCATGGACCGCCACAGCGAGAACGCCGGCAAGATCGCCGACATGCTGACCCGGCACGCGCGCGTGACGCACGTGCTGTACCCGGGCCTGCCGGAGCACCCCGGGCACGAGGTCGCGGCCAAGCAGATGCGCGCCTTCGGCGGGATGGTGTCCTTCCGGGTCGCCGGCGGCGAGGAAGCGGCCGTCGAGGTCTGCAACCGGGCCAAGGTGTTCACCCTGGGCGAGTCCCTGGGCGGCGTCGAGTCCCTGATCGAGCACCCGGGGCGCATGACGCACGCGTCCGTGGCCGGGTCCGCCCTGGAGGTTCCCGCCGACCTCGTCCGCCTGTCCGTGGGCATCGAGAACGTCGACGACCTCCTCGAGGACCTCCAGCAGGCCCTCGGCTAGAGCGCAGGTGCTCGAGGGCCGGGGCCGGGGCCGGGGCCAGGCCCCGGCCCCGCCATCCGGCCCGGTGCGGTCACGGCCCCGGGCCCGGTGACCCGGCCCTGGGCCCGGTGACCCGGCCCCGGGCCGCGTCACCCGGCCCCGGCTCACCAGTCCCTGAGCGGGGGAGTCGTCTCCGACGGGGGTTCCACCCACGGCTGCGCCACGATCGCCCAGACCACGAACGCCACGGTCGCCGCGCACAGCAGCAGCCACATCAGCCGACGGGCCGCCCGGCGGCGACGCACGATGCGGGCGCCCCGGCGCACGACCTCCGGGTGGAGGTCGGCCGGCACGTGCGGGGGCGGGGTCCGTTCCATGATCAGGCGGACGGCGGCCTCCCGTTCGGCGCGGTTCACGAGGCGGCCGCCTTCGCCCGGGGCGTCACCGTCGTCCGCGCGCGGGGCGGGCGCAGCAGGGTCGTGGTGGCCCGGTCGCAGAGGGTGCGGACTCGGTCGACGGGCAGGCCCAGCAGGGCCGCCGCCTGTTCCTCGGCGACGCCCTCGTACAGCCTGAGGACCAGTACGAGGCGTTCCTGAGGGGCGAGGAGCGCGAGCGGGCCGGCGGCTGCGGGGCGGCGGCGCCGGGGCTCCGGCACGACGTCCCGGCGCAGCGCCGGGAGGCCGCCGGGGGGCAGGACGCGGTCGAGAGGCAGGGCGTCGTAGAGGCGCCGCACGTACGCGTGCCAGGCGTAGTGGGCGAAGCGCGTCGCCAGCTGCTCGCGGGCGCGGTCGTACGGGTCCTCGCCGCGCAGCCGGTCCCAGCACGCGTACGTGCGCGCGAGGGCGAGGGTCAGGAGGCGGCGCGCGCGGGGGTTGTCCGCCGGGGACTCGGCGGTGAGCAGCGTGGCGGTGTGCAGCAGCCGGCCGCCCGCGCCGGCCACGAACGCCTCGAACTCCCTGGCGCGGTGGATCTCCTGGACCGTACGGCTGTCACGCACACCGAGCCTCCCGCCTGACGGCGTCCCCCTGGGCGGCCATCTGCCCCGGTCTCATATGAGGCCCGGGGCGGGCTGCCGGTCAAGAGTCGCGCGCCCCCGTCGGAAAGTCGGCCCCGCGCGCGTGCCGCGGGTTCAGGAAGCGGGCGTCGAGGAGTCGGCGCCCGGGAGGCCGTGAGCGGACATCCGTGAGGAGAGGGCCGTGTTGAAGCGGGTGAGGAGCGCGCAGAACGTCTCGCGCTCCTCCGGCGCCCAGTCGTCCGTCAGTTCGGCCATCAACTGCCGCCGCGAGGAGCGGACTTCCTCCAGGCGGGCCTGCCCGCGCGGGGACAGCTGGAGCACCACGGCCCTGCCGTCCTCGGGGTGGGAGGTCCGCTTGACCAGGCCGGTGTCGACGAGCGGCGCCACCTGCCGGGTGACGGTGGACGAGTCGATGCCCATGCTCGCGGCGAGTGCCTTGACGCCCATGGGGCCTTCGTTGTCGAGGCGGTTGAGCAGCAGGTATGCGGCGCGGTCCATGGAGTTGCGCACCTGTCCGACGCCGCCGAGCCGGGTCTGCTCGGCCCGGCGGGCGAACACCGCGACCTCGTGCTGCAACGTGTCGAGGAGACCGGTGTCACCGACTGTCGTCATGTCCATCGACATTTCAGGTGTTGTGGGCATGGCCGGAGGCTCACTTCATCAAGGGGCTGCTGGAATGGGGGACAGAGTACGCGGCCGGGAGGCGGGTCGTACCGGCGCTGCGCAAACCGATCTCGGAGGTTGGTCACAGCGGTCGTTCCCGCCTGTGAACTGCGATGCTGGAGTCATGAGCTACGGCATGGCTGACTCCTTTCGCCCCGTCACGCTCGACGACGTGCGCGGCGCCCGGAAGATGCTGGCCGGTGTGGCGCGGACGACCGCGATGGAGGGCAGCAGGCATCTGACCCAGCTGGTGGGGGCGCCGGTCCACTTCAAGTGCGAGAACCTCCAGCGGACGGGGTCGTTCAAGCTGCGCGGGGCGTATGTGCGCATCGCCGGGCTGCTGCCGGAGGAGCGGGCGGCCGGGGTGGTCGCGGCCAGCGCGGGCAACCACGCGCAGGGAGTGGCGCTGGCGTCGTCGCTGCTCGGCGTGCGTTCCACGGTGTTCATGCCGAAGGGCGCGCCGCTGCCGAAGATCAGCGCCACGCGGGAGTACGGCGCGGAGGTGCGCCTGCACGGCCAGGTGGTCGACGAGACGCTGGCCGCGGCGCAGGAGTACGCGGCCGAGACGGGTGCGGTGTTCATCCACCCCTTCGACCACCCTGACGTCATCGCTGGTCAGGGCACGGTCGGGCTGGAGATCCTGGAGCAGTGCCCGCAGGTGCGCACGATCGTCGTCGGGATCGGCGGGGGCGGTCTGGCGGCGGGGATCGCGGTCGCGGTGAAGGCGCTGCGGCCCGACGTGCGGATCGTCGGCGTGCAGGCGGCCGGGGCCGCCGCGTATCCGCCCTCGCTTGCGGCCGGCCGGCCGGTGTCGATCAGCAACCCGGCGACGATGGCCGACGGCATCAAGGTCGGCCGGCCCGGCGACGTGCCGTTCTCGCTCGTCGGTGAACTGGTGGACGAGGTGCGCACGGTCACGGAGGACGAGCTGGCCGCGGCGCTGCTGCTGTGCCTGGAGCGGGCCAAGCTGGTCGTCGAGCCGGCCGGGGCGAGCCCGGTGGCCGCGCTGCTCGGGGCGCCGGACGCCTTCGAGGGCCCGGTGGTGGCGGTGCTCTCCGGGGGCAACGTCGACCCGGTGCTGATGGAGCGCGTCCTGCGGCACGGCATGGCCGCGCAGGGCCGCTACCTGGCCGTACGGGTGCGGCTGACGGACCGGCCGGGCGCCCTCGCCTCGCTCCTGGGGGCGTTGTCAGTGGTCGACGCTAACGTGCTGGACGTCAGCCATCTGCGAACCGACCCCCGGCTCGGGCTGACGGAGGCGGAGGTCGAACTGCACCTGGAGACGAAGGGTCCGGCGCACTGCGCCGAGGTCGGCCGGGCGTTGCGCGACGCCGGATACACCGTCGTCGGCTGAGGCCGCGAGAGGCCGCGAGAGGCCGCGAGAGGCCGGGATAGGCGTCCGGGAGGCGCGTGCACACGCCTCCCGACCAGGCCAGGACCCTCCGCTCACTCGTTCGAGTAAATCCGTTGTGAGACGCGATACATCGCGTTATGGTGTGTCTCGCACCGCCCCATAATTCCGCCGTCAGGCGGAGCGGAAAGTGCAAACCTAGGCTTTCCGAAGAATCCCCGACGACGTGGAGACTGATATGCCAGGCGCCATCTACGCCGAAGGTCTGGTGAAGACCTTCGGCGACGTAAAGGCTCTGGACGGCGTGGACCTCGACGTGCCGCAGGGCACGGTCCTGGGCCTGCTCGGGCCGAACGGCGCGGGCAAGACCACCGCGGTCCGCTGTCTGACCACCTTGCTGCGCCCCGACCGGGGCCGTGCCGTGGTCGCCGGCTTCGACGTGCTCAAGCATCCCGACGACGTGCGCCGCTCGATCGGCCTGTCCGGCCAGTTCGCGGCGGTCGACGAATACCTCACCGGCCGCGAGAACCTGCAGATGGTCGGCCGGCTCTACCAGATGAAGGCCGCCCCGGCGAAGGCCCGCGCCGCCGAACTGCTCGACCAGTTCGACCTCGCGGACGCCGCCGACCGCCCCGCCAAGACCTACTCCGGAGGCATGCGCCGCCGCCTCGACCTGGCCGCGGCGCTGGTGGTCTCACCGCCCGTGATGTTCATGGACGAACCGACGACCGGCCTCGACCCGCGCAACCGCCAACTGCTGTGGGAGGTGATCAAGCGACTGGTCTCCGACGGCACGACCCTGCTGCTGACCACGCAGTACCTCGAAGAGGCCGACCACCTGGCGCACGACATCGCGGTCGTCGACCACGGCCGGGTCATCGCCCGCGGCACCTCCGACGAACTCAAGGCCCGCACCGGCGGCGAGCGCGTGGAGGTCGTGGTGCACGAACGCGACCACATCCCCGTGGCCCGCGAGGTGCTCTCCGGCTTCGGCAAGGGCGAGACCACCGTCGAGCAGCACACCCGCAGACTCACCGTGCCGGTCACCGGCGGCGCCAAGCTGCTCGCCGAGGTCATCCGCGAACTCGACGGGCGCGGCATCGAGATCGACGACATCGGCCTGCGCCGCCCCACCCTCGACGACGTCTTCCTGTCCCTGACCGGACACGTGGCCGAGGCGAAGGCGGAGGAGAGCGGGACAACCAAGGGACAGAGCGAGAAGGAGACCGTCGGATGAGCGCCGTGAACGACTCCCTGGTCATCGCGCGCAGGAATCTGATCCGCATGAGCCGGATTCCGGAGATGATCATTTTTGGGCTGATCCAGCCCATCATGTTCGTGGTCCTGTTCACGTACGTCTTCGGCGGCTCGATGAACGTCGGAGGCTCCACCGACCCGGACGTCTACAAGAACTTCCTGATGGCGGGCATCTTCGCGCAGACGGTCACCTTCGCCACCGCCGGAGCCGGCGCGGGCATCGCCGACGACATGCACAAGGGCCTGATCGACCGCTTCCGCTCGCTGCCCATGGCGCGCGGCGCGGTGCTCACGGGCCGTACCCTGGCCGACCTCGTGCAGACCGCGCTGACGCTGCTCGTCCTGGCGGTCGTCGCGCTACTGGTGGGCTGGCGGCCCGGCTTCGCGTCACCCACCAACTTCGGCAAGGTCATGGCGGGCTTCGGCCTGCTGCTGCTCCTCGGCTACGCGTTCACCTGGATCGGCGCCCTCATCGGCCTGTCGGTCCGCACGCCCGAGGCGGCCACCTCGGGCGGACTGATCTGGCTCTTCCCGGTGACGTTCATCTCCAACGCGTTCGTGGACTCCTCGCAGATGGCGTCCTGGCTGCGGCCGATCGCCGAGTGGAACCCGTTCAGCGCCACCGTCCAGGCGTGCCGCAAACTCTTCGGGGATCCGGGGGTCTCGCCGTCCGACGCGTGGCCGATGGCCCACCCCGTGTGGGCTTCGCTGATCTACTCGGTGGTGATCATCGCGATCTTCCGCACGCTGGCGGTGCGCAAGTACCGCTCGGCCACGGCCTGAGCGGACGCTCCGGCCGGACGCGCCCGACCCGCGTGCCGTACCACTCGGGACGGGTGCGCCCGGCACGGCGCCGCACGACCCGCGGCGGGTGCGCCCGGCACGGCGAAGCCCCCGGCGGCACGAAGCGCCGGGGGCTCGTCGGGAAGACCCGGAAGACCCGCAAGGCCGGGAAAACCCGGGAGGTCCGGGAGGGGACGTCCAGGTGGGGACGCCGGTTCAGCCGTTGTAGGGCTCGGCCTTGAGGATGCGCACGGAGGCCCTCTTGCCGTTCGGCAGCTCGTACTCCGCGTCCTCGCCGACCTTGTGGCCGATCACGCCGGTGCCCAGCGGGGACTGCGGCGAGTAGGTCTCGATGTCGGAGCTGGCGTACTCGCGCGAGGCGAGCAGGAAGGTCATGGTGTCGTCCTCGTCGCCGTCGAAGGCGATCGTCACGACCATGCCGGGCGCCACCGCACCGTCCGTAGAGGCCGGAGCCTCGCCGACCTTGGCGTTCTCGAGGAGCTGGGTCAGCTGGCGCACACGGAGCTCCTGCTTGCCCTGCTCCTCCTTGGCCGCGTGGTACCCACCGTTCTCGCGCAGGTCCCCCTCCTCGCGCGCGGCGGCGATCTTCTGGGCGATCTCCGTGCGCGCAGGACCAGTAAGGTACTCAAGCTCGACCTTGAGCTTGTTGTACGCCTCCTGGGTCAGCCAGGTGACGGACTCGCTGGTCTGGGTCACAGGTGCTCCTCGTCGGTACTGGGAATACAAAGCATCGCCCTACCAGAAGCATGTTCCTCAGGTGATGGGCGAAACCACGAGCCTAACAATTCAGTGGCCGTAGGGGGAGGACATAAGCCACCAGAATTACGTCGGCGCAGGTCAGCGCGTACGTTTTGCGGAGGATTCCGGCCGTGTGGACGGTGTGCACGGCCCGGAGTCAGTCGGCATGGCAGCCGAGCAGCTCGGCCGTCGTGCCCTTCGCCGTCGTACGCAGCGTGACCACCTTGTCGATGCGCGAGTCCCCGCCGGAGAAACGGAAGTCCGCCCGGCCCACCTCGGCGCCCTCGGCGGACTGCGAGCGCACCGTGCAGTAGCCGCTCGTGCCGGAGTCCTTGCGGACCTCCAGGTGAACCTCCACCGCGTCGTCCGCGGTCGCCTTGAACGCGATCACCTCGGCGCTGATCTTGTTCTGGCCGACGTAGTGGTAGGCGAAGTAGCCCATCAGAGCCAGGAGCAGCGCGCCCAGGACGACACCGGCGATCTTGAGCTTGTGGTCGGCGCGCTCGTCCGAGGAACGGCCGTAGCGGCCCTCGGGCGGTCGTGTGCTCGCCGTGCTCATGATCGTCCTCTCGGCGCGGAATTTTTCGTCCCCCGATTCGGTCACTATAGAAGCCTGCGATCGCGCCGGGTCACGCCGGGCGCCGACTTACCGAGGATTGAGTCTTGACTGACCAGCTGCGACTGATGGCCGTCCACGCCCACCCCGACGACGAGTCGAGCAAGGGCGCGGCCACCATGGCGAAGTACGTGTCCGAGGGGGTGGACGTGCTGGTCGTGACCTGCACGGGCGGGGAGCGCGGCTCCATCCTCAACCCCAAGCTGCAGGGCGACGCGTACATCGAGGAGCACATCCACGAGGTGCGCAAGAAGGAGATGGACGAGGCCAGGGAGATCCTCGGCGTCCGGCAGGAGTGGCTCGGCTTCGTCGACTCCGGGCTCCCCGAGGGCGACCCGCTGCCGCCGCTGCCCGAGGGCTGCTTCGCCCTGGAGGACGTCGACGCGGCGGCCGGCGCGCTGGTGAAGCAGATCCGCTCCTTCCGTCCCCAGGTGATCACCACCTACGACGAGAACGGCGGCTACCCGCACCCCGACCACATCATGACCCACAAGATCTCGATGGTGGCCTTCGAGGGCGCGGACGACACCGACACGTACCCCGAGGCCGAGTTCGGGCCCGCGTACCGGCCGCTGAAGCTGTACTACAACCAGGGCTTCAACCGTCCCCGCACCGAGGCGCTGCACCACGCGCTGATCGAGCGCGGCATGGAGTCGCCCTATGCCGAGTGGCTCCAGCGCTGGGCGGAGTTCGGCCGGCCCGAGCGCACGCTCACCACGCACATCCCGTGCGCCGACTTCTTCGAGATCCGCGACAAGGCGCTGATCGCCCACGCCACGCAGATCGACCCGGACGGCGGCTGGTTCCGCGTTCCGATGGACGTCCAGCGCGAGGTCTGGCCGACGGAGGAGTACGAGCTCGCGAAGTCGCGCGTCGATACCTCCCTCCCCGAGGACGACCTCTTTGCGGGCATCCGCGACAATGCCTGACATGAGCGCAAGCGTGAGCCTGGCAATGACGCACCTCGTCCCCCTCGCCAAGGAGGTCGACGAGAACAAGGTCACCCCTGGCGTCCTCGGCTTCATCGTCTTCGCGGCGATGGCGCTGGCGGTGTGGGGCCTGATGAGGTCCATGAGCAAGCACATGGGCAAGGTCGACTTCAAGGACCCGGCGGACCCGGCGGACCCGGAGAACGCCTCCGCCGGCACGACGGCGAACGCCTCCGAGGCGGCGGCGCCGGGTGCGCAGTCCGGCGGCAGGACGACGGGCAATCCCTCGTCGGCAAGCTGAGGCCGGTCGAGGGAACGGCGGACGGCAGGCGACGCGCGGGCACGGGCAGAGGCTCGCCGGCAGGCTGACGTCGCACGGACGGCGGCGCCGGCGGCCGGTGCGGGCGGCGAGCGGACGCCCGTGCCCTCGCCCACGCGAGCGAGGGCACGGGCGGCCCGCCCAACCCGGCCCCGGTGCTCGCGGCACGGCGGCCCGCCCAACCCGGCCCCGGTGCTCGCGGCGTGGCGGCCCGCCCAACCCGGCCCCGGTGCTCGCGGCGTGGCGGCCCGCCCGGCCCGGCCCCGGCGCTCGCGGCGTCATGCCGGGTTCCGTCACGTCGGGTCATGTTCAGCTCTGTGGACTACCCCTTGTTCCCTCTGAGGCGCCGCCCCCTCCAGGGCGCCGCTCCTCCCCAGCACCCGGGGGCGACGTGCCGGGCCGGCGCCGGTGCTCACCCCGGGCCGTCGGCCTTCACCTCAAGTCGGTCTCCGGCGCGGGGGGCGCGGGCGTCGGGGGTGCGGTCACGTTGATGTTCACGTCCACGCCCATCACCTCGCGGGCGGGTCTGCCCGGGACCAGGCCGAGGCGCCAGGCCTGCCAGCCGGACTCCAGGCGCACTCCCCGCTCCAGCAGCAGGCGGTAGGCCTCCAGGCACTCGGTGAGTCCGGTGTCGCGCAGCGGGTGCTCCGCCCGTGTCAGCCGGGCCAGCTCCTCCTGGGCCACGGCCGTGCCGACCTCCACGCCTCCGGGCGACGCGTACGGCAGGAGGGTGCAGCGCAGGAAGCGCGCCCAGTCCTCGCCGCGCCGGTCGCCGTAGGAGGCGAACAGTGCCGTCGCCTCCTCGCACAGGGCCAGCGCGGCCTGCGCCCGTGCGTTGCCCGCGTCGACGATCGCGAGTTCCAGGCAGGTCCAGGCCTCGCCGTGGGCGACCCCGATGCGCTGGAAGTCGGCGCGCGCGTCGACCAGGAGCTGCCGGGCGAACCCGGAGTTGCGCAGCGAGCCGGTCTGGGCGGCGCGCTGGTCGCGGGTGACCCGGGCCGAGTGGTGGCGGGCGCAGGCCAGACCGTAGACGTCCCGCATGCGGGAGAACAGGGAGCGGGAACGTTCCAGCTCGCGGACGGCGCGGTCCAGGTCGCCGGTCTCCTCCAGGGCGAGGCCCAGGTAGTAGACCGTCCAGGCCTCGCCGCGCGCGTCCTCGTTGTCGCGGTGGCGGGCGGCCGCCGCGCGCAGGTCCTCGGCTGCGGGGCCGGGGTCCCCGGCGATCAGCCGGGCCCGGGCCAACTGGGTGAGGGCCCAGGCCTCGCCGCGGGCGTCGCCGGTGCGGCCGTACAGGTCGAGGGCGCCGCGCAGGTCGCTCCGCGCCCGCTCGACGTCGCCGCGCCGCAGATGCAGCTGGCCCAGCTGGAAGTGCGCCCAGGCCTCGCCGTGCACGGAGCCGCCCTCGCGGTGCAGGACGAGGGAGCGGGTGAGGAGGTCCAGGGCCTCGGCCAGGTGTGCCCGGTCGCGTTCCACCGCCGCCAGCGCGTGCATCGTCCAGGCGCGGTCGGTGGCCAGTTCGGGTGCGGCCTGGAGGCCCATCGCCTCGCGCAGTTTCGCCGCGGCCTCGGTGAGCTGGCCCTGATGGTGCAGGGTGATGCCGAGCGAGCACAGGGCGCGGGCGGCGCCGGCGTCGTGGTGGGCTTGGAGGTAGAGGTCGACGACCGAGCTGAGGGTGGTGCGGGCCTTGTCCAGCTCGCCCAGCTGGCGTGCCGCGATGCCGGTGCGCCACTGCACGGAGCGCACCAGCAGGTCCTGGCCGACCGTCTGGGCCAGTTCGCTGATCTCGCCGAGCCGGTACAGGTCGCCGCGCAGCAGGCAGTAGTCGCACAGCGCGCCCAGGAGGCTCATCACGGCGTTCTGGTCGACGCCCTCGGCGTGCCGCAGCGTCGCCGTGATGAAGCTCGACTCGTCGTCGAGCCAGCGCAGCGCCTCGTCGAGGGAGGTGAAGCCGTGCGGGGTGAAGCGGTCCGAGCGGGTCGACATGTTCCCGTCGACGAGGCGCAGCACCGAGTCGGCGAGTTCGGCGTAGCTGACGATCAGGCGTTCCTGTGCCGCCGTGCGCTCGCTCTGCGGCTCCTCGTCCTCGAGGCGGGCCTGGGCGAAGGCGCGGACGAGGTCGTGCAGGCGGTAGCGGTCGCCGCGGACGTGGTCGACGAGTCCGGCGTCGGCGAGGGCCGTGAGGTGGCGGGCGGCCTCGGTGCGGTCGGTGGCGAGGAGGGCGGCGGCGGCCGCCGTGCCGAGGGAGGCGCGTCCGGCCAGCGCGAGCCGGCGCAGGAGTCTGCGGGCGGTGTCGGGCTGGTCGGTGTAGCGCAGCCACAGGGCCCGTTCGGCCGGGTGCACGGGGCCGTAGGCGCCGAGGT encodes:
- a CDS encoding cystathionine gamma-synthase encodes the protein MSDRHISQHFETLAIHAGNTADPLTGAVVPPIYQVSTYKQDGVGGLRGGYEYSRSANPTRTALEENLAALEGGRRGLAFASGLAAEDCLLRTLLSPGDHVVIPNDAYGGTFRLFAKVVARWGVEWSVADTSDPAAVRAAITPKTKAVWVETPSNPLLGITDIAALAQVARDAGAKLVVDNTFATPYLQQPLALGADVVVHSLTKYMGGHSDVVGGALITGDAALGEELAFHQNAMGAVAGPFDSWLVLRGTKTLSVRMDRHSENAGKIADMLTRHARVTHVLYPGLPEHPGHEVAAKQMRAFGGMVSFRVAGGEEAAVEVCNRAKVFTLGESLGGVESLIEHPGRMTHASVAGSALEVPADLVRLSVGIENVDDLLEDLQQALG
- a CDS encoding sigma factor-like helix-turn-helix DNA-binding protein, whose amino-acid sequence is MRDSRTVQEIHRAREFEAFVAGAGGRLLHTATLLTAESPADNPRARRLLTLALARTYACWDRLRGEDPYDRAREQLATRFAHYAWHAYVRRLYDALPLDRVLPPGGLPALRRDVVPEPRRRRPAAAGPLALLAPQERLVLVLRLYEGVAEEQAAALLGLPVDRVRTLCDRATTTLLRPPRARTTVTPRAKAAAS
- a CDS encoding MarR family winged helix-turn-helix transcriptional regulator, encoding MSMDMTTVGDTGLLDTLQHEVAVFARRAEQTRLGGVGQVRNSMDRAAYLLLNRLDNEGPMGVKALAASMGIDSSTVTRQVAPLVDTGLVKRTSHPEDGRAVVLQLSPRGQARLEEVRSSRRQLMAELTDDWAPEERETFCALLTRFNTALSSRMSAHGLPGADSSTPAS
- the ilvA gene encoding threonine ammonia-lyase, whose product is MSYGMADSFRPVTLDDVRGARKMLAGVARTTAMEGSRHLTQLVGAPVHFKCENLQRTGSFKLRGAYVRIAGLLPEERAAGVVAASAGNHAQGVALASSLLGVRSTVFMPKGAPLPKISATREYGAEVRLHGQVVDETLAAAQEYAAETGAVFIHPFDHPDVIAGQGTVGLEILEQCPQVRTIVVGIGGGGLAAGIAVAVKALRPDVRIVGVQAAGAAAYPPSLAAGRPVSISNPATMADGIKVGRPGDVPFSLVGELVDEVRTVTEDELAAALLLCLERAKLVVEPAGASPVAALLGAPDAFEGPVVAVLSGGNVDPVLMERVLRHGMAAQGRYLAVRVRLTDRPGALASLLGALSVVDANVLDVSHLRTDPRLGLTEAEVELHLETKGPAHCAEVGRALRDAGYTVVG
- a CDS encoding ATP-binding cassette domain-containing protein, which encodes MPGAIYAEGLVKTFGDVKALDGVDLDVPQGTVLGLLGPNGAGKTTAVRCLTTLLRPDRGRAVVAGFDVLKHPDDVRRSIGLSGQFAAVDEYLTGRENLQMVGRLYQMKAAPAKARAAELLDQFDLADAADRPAKTYSGGMRRRLDLAAALVVSPPVMFMDEPTTGLDPRNRQLLWEVIKRLVSDGTTLLLTTQYLEEADHLAHDIAVVDHGRVIARGTSDELKARTGGERVEVVVHERDHIPVAREVLSGFGKGETTVEQHTRRLTVPVTGGAKLLAEVIRELDGRGIEIDDIGLRRPTLDDVFLSLTGHVAEAKAEESGTTKGQSEKETVG
- a CDS encoding ABC transporter permease, whose amino-acid sequence is MSAVNDSLVIARRNLIRMSRIPEMIIFGLIQPIMFVVLFTYVFGGSMNVGGSTDPDVYKNFLMAGIFAQTVTFATAGAGAGIADDMHKGLIDRFRSLPMARGAVLTGRTLADLVQTALTLLVLAVVALLVGWRPGFASPTNFGKVMAGFGLLLLLGYAFTWIGALIGLSVRTPEAATSGGLIWLFPVTFISNAFVDSSQMASWLRPIAEWNPFSATVQACRKLFGDPGVSPSDAWPMAHPVWASLIYSVVIIAIFRTLAVRKYRSATA
- the greA gene encoding transcription elongation factor GreA, which codes for MTQTSESVTWLTQEAYNKLKVELEYLTGPARTEIAQKIAAAREEGDLRENGGYHAAKEEQGKQELRVRQLTQLLENAKVGEAPASTDGAVAPGMVVTIAFDGDEDDTMTFLLASREYASSDIETYSPQSPLGTGVIGHKVGEDAEYELPNGKRASVRILKAEPYNG
- a CDS encoding DUF4307 domain-containing protein, with the translated sequence MSTASTRPPEGRYGRSSDERADHKLKIAGVVLGALLLALMGYFAYHYVGQNKISAEVIAFKATADDAVEVHLEVRKDSGTSGYCTVRSQSAEGAEVGRADFRFSGGDSRIDKVVTLRTTAKGTTAELLGCHAD
- the mca gene encoding mycothiol conjugate amidase Mca translates to MTDQLRLMAVHAHPDDESSKGAATMAKYVSEGVDVLVVTCTGGERGSILNPKLQGDAYIEEHIHEVRKKEMDEAREILGVRQEWLGFVDSGLPEGDPLPPLPEGCFALEDVDAAAGALVKQIRSFRPQVITTYDENGGYPHPDHIMTHKISMVAFEGADDTDTYPEAEFGPAYRPLKLYYNQGFNRPRTEALHHALIERGMESPYAEWLQRWAEFGRPERTLTTHIPCADFFEIRDKALIAHATQIDPDGGWFRVPMDVQREVWPTEEYELAKSRVDTSLPEDDLFAGIRDNA